One stretch of Planococcus sp. PAMC 21323 DNA includes these proteins:
- a CDS encoding low molecular weight protein arginine phosphatase, producing the protein MKILFVCTGNTCRSPMAEAILTAKKVEGVEARSAGIFAGTAPLSENAQSVLNQQQISFSHTSKPLSSENLEWAELVLTMTNSHKTAILQAYPEIATKLFTIKEFAAGSTEDVSDPYGGPIPLYEKTFQELKLLIDKLIMKIA; encoded by the coding sequence ATGAAAATTCTTTTTGTTTGTACAGGGAATACATGCCGCAGTCCGATGGCCGAAGCAATTTTGACCGCCAAAAAAGTAGAAGGAGTAGAAGCTCGTTCTGCAGGTATATTTGCAGGAACAGCCCCTCTTTCTGAAAATGCGCAGTCGGTATTAAACCAACAACAAATCTCTTTTAGTCATACTTCAAAACCATTAAGTAGTGAAAATTTGGAGTGGGCAGAACTTGTGTTGACAATGACCAACTCTCATAAAACAGCAATATTACAAGCTTATCCGGAAATAGCAACAAAGCTTTTTACTATAAAAGAATTTGCGGCTGGTTCAACAGAGGATGTTAGTGATCCATATGGGGGACCAATTCCACTTTATGAAAAAACGTTTCAAGAGTTAAAATTGCTAATTGATAAACTAATCATGAAAATAGCGTAA
- the upp gene encoding uracil phosphoribosyltransferase: protein MGKVYVFDHPLIQHKVTHIRDKSTGTKEFRELVDEIATLMAFEITRDLPLEEIDVETPVQMAKSNVLAGKKLGVVPILRAGIGMVDGILKLIPAAKVGHIGLYRDPVTLQPVEYYLKLPSDVQEREFIVVDPMLATGGSAIEAVNSMKKRGAVKIRFMCIIAAPEGVEALQEAHPDVDIFIAALDEKLNEKGYIVPGLGDAGDRLFGTK, encoded by the coding sequence GTGGGAAAAGTATATGTTTTTGATCATCCATTGATCCAACATAAAGTGACGCACATCCGTGATAAGTCGACAGGGACAAAAGAATTCCGTGAATTGGTGGATGAAATTGCTACATTGATGGCATTTGAAATCACGCGCGATTTGCCCTTAGAAGAAATTGATGTGGAAACACCGGTTCAAATGGCAAAGTCAAATGTTCTTGCAGGAAAGAAATTAGGCGTAGTCCCTATTTTGCGCGCAGGAATTGGTATGGTAGATGGAATCTTAAAATTGATTCCAGCGGCAAAAGTCGGCCATATTGGTTTGTATCGTGATCCGGTTACATTACAACCAGTGGAATATTACTTGAAATTGCCTTCCGATGTTCAAGAACGTGAATTTATCGTTGTTGACCCAATGCTCGCTACTGGCGGATCAGCGATTGAAGCAGTCAATTCGATGAAAAAACGAGGCGCTGTTAAAATTCGCTTTATGTGTATTATTGCAGCTCCTGAAGGTGTAGAAGCTTTACAAGAAGCGCATCCGGATGTAGACATTTTCATCGCGGCATTAGATGAAAAACTTAACGAAAAAGGATATATTGTCCCAGGTCTTGGAGACGCTGGCGACCGCTTATTTGGAACAAAATAA
- the rpiB gene encoding ribose 5-phosphate isomerase B: MKVAISSDHGGNNLRKEIVNLMNEIGIEYQDFGPHTDDSVDYPDYAKPVADRVASGEFDRGILICGTGIGMSISANKVKGIRCALVHDVFSAKATRGHNDSNILAMGERVIGPGLAREIAQTWLTEEFEGGRHEKRIQKITDLEK, from the coding sequence ATGAAAGTGGCAATCTCATCAGATCACGGCGGCAATAACCTGCGTAAAGAAATCGTTAACTTAATGAATGAAATTGGTATCGAATACCAAGACTTTGGTCCACATACTGACGATTCAGTAGACTATCCAGATTATGCAAAACCTGTAGCAGATCGTGTAGCAAGTGGAGAATTTGATCGTGGAATTTTGATTTGTGGAACAGGTATCGGCATGTCCATCTCTGCCAACAAAGTCAAAGGCATTCGTTGTGCACTTGTTCATGATGTCTTCAGTGCAAAAGCGACAAGAGGGCATAATGATTCTAATATTTTAGCGATGGGTGAGCGTGTAATTGGTCCAGGACTTGCTCGTGAAATAGCTCAAACTTGGTTGACTGAAGAATTTGAAGGCGGCAGACACGAAAAACGCATTCAAAAAATCACAGACCTCGAAAAATAA
- a CDS encoding TIGR01440 family protein, which translates to MQTLWQLQLEEVLSEFEQQIEFRKGQVFVVGCSTSEVAGKRIGTGGGLDIAESLFEPLEKFAARHHLFLAFQGCEHINRALTVERRAAEKYGWEPVAVIPAPKAGGSLSAHAFSKMIDPVVVEEIQAHAGIDIGQTMIGMHLKRVAVPLRTSVKLVGEAIVASATTRPKLIGGERARYNRELVQSREGYTDGID; encoded by the coding sequence ATGCAAACTTTATGGCAATTGCAACTTGAAGAGGTTTTAAGCGAATTTGAGCAGCAGATCGAGTTCAGGAAAGGCCAAGTGTTTGTAGTCGGCTGTTCAACATCAGAAGTAGCAGGTAAGCGCATCGGAACAGGCGGCGGACTTGATATTGCAGAAAGTTTGTTTGAACCTCTAGAAAAATTCGCAGCTCGCCACCATCTTTTTTTAGCGTTCCAAGGTTGTGAACATATTAACCGAGCTTTGACAGTAGAACGTCGAGCAGCTGAAAAATATGGTTGGGAGCCTGTCGCTGTTATTCCGGCACCAAAAGCGGGCGGATCGCTGAGTGCACATGCATTTAGTAAGATGATTGATCCGGTAGTGGTAGAGGAAATTCAGGCGCATGCGGGAATAGATATTGGACAAACAATGATTGGCATGCATTTAAAAAGAGTTGCCGTTCCGTTACGTACTTCTGTTAAACTAGTAGGTGAAGCGATTGTGGCTTCCGCAACGACACGACCAAAATTAATTGGTGGTGAACGTGCACGCTATAATCGTGAGCTTGTTCAATCACGGGAGGGATATACGGATGGAATTGATTAA
- the glyA gene encoding serine hydroxymethyltransferase — MELIKAQDPAVYEAMNAEKERQEANIELIASENFVSQAVMDAQGSVLTNKYAEGYPGKRYYGGCEHVDVVENIARDRLKEIFGAEHANVQPHSGSQANMAVYTAVLEKGDTILGMNLNHGGHLTHGSKVNFSGMQYNFVEYGVTQEEQLIDYEAVRQVALEHKPKMIVAGASAYSRQLDFAKFREIADEIGAYLMVDMAHIAGLVATGAHSNPVPHAHFVTSTTHKTLRGPRGGLILCKEEFAKKIDKTIFPGIQGGPLMHVIAAKAVAFGEAQKPEFKTYIEQVVKNADALAKALIAEGVNIVSGGTDNHLLLLDLRSLNLTGKVAEHVLDEVGITTNKNTIPFDPESPFVTSGIRLGTAAVTSRGFKEEDMKEIAMIMAMLLKKPEDENVKKEAAERVAKLTAAHALYK; from the coding sequence ATGGAATTGATTAAGGCGCAAGACCCAGCAGTATATGAAGCGATGAATGCAGAGAAAGAAAGACAAGAAGCCAATATCGAATTAATCGCTTCTGAAAACTTTGTTTCACAAGCGGTAATGGATGCACAAGGATCGGTGTTAACGAACAAATATGCAGAAGGCTATCCGGGTAAACGTTATTACGGAGGCTGTGAACATGTAGATGTTGTTGAAAACATCGCTCGCGACCGCCTGAAAGAAATTTTCGGTGCGGAACACGCGAACGTTCAACCTCATTCTGGATCGCAAGCCAATATGGCAGTTTACACAGCGGTTTTAGAAAAAGGCGATACGATTCTTGGGATGAACTTGAACCATGGCGGGCATTTAACGCATGGTAGCAAAGTAAATTTCAGTGGTATGCAATATAATTTCGTTGAGTACGGTGTGACTCAAGAAGAGCAATTGATTGATTACGAGGCAGTTCGTCAAGTGGCATTAGAACACAAGCCCAAAATGATCGTTGCTGGAGCAAGCGCATATTCGCGTCAATTAGATTTTGCTAAATTCCGTGAAATCGCTGATGAAATCGGGGCATACTTGATGGTTGATATGGCTCATATCGCTGGTCTCGTTGCAACGGGTGCTCACTCTAATCCAGTTCCACATGCTCATTTTGTTACATCGACTACGCATAAAACATTACGTGGACCACGTGGTGGATTAATTCTTTGCAAAGAAGAATTTGCGAAAAAAATCGATAAAACAATTTTCCCAGGAATTCAAGGCGGCCCACTTATGCACGTAATTGCAGCAAAAGCTGTAGCATTCGGTGAAGCGCAAAAGCCAGAATTTAAAACCTATATTGAACAAGTTGTGAAAAATGCTGATGCATTAGCAAAAGCGCTAATTGCAGAAGGTGTAAATATCGTATCTGGCGGCACAGACAATCATTTACTATTGCTTGATCTTCGCTCGTTAAACTTAACGGGGAAAGTGGCAGAACATGTTCTTGATGAAGTCGGTATTACAACAAACAAAAATACCATTCCTTTCGATCCGGAAAGCCCATTTGTAACTTCTGGAATCCGTTTAGGAACTGCTGCCGTTACTTCGCGTGGTTTTAAAGAAGAAGACATGAAAGAAATTGCTATGATTATGGCAATGCTTCTAAAAAAACCAGAAGATGAAAATGTTAAAAAAGAAGCTGCAGAACGTGTTGCAAAATTAACTGCCGCGCATGCATTATATAAATAA
- a CDS encoding sensor domain-containing phosphodiesterase: MHTHELMNDKNVIIEWLRRLGVKFHTSFLVVNSEIEEQPIVYANEAFFKMIGYSEEETLGRNGRFLHGEKTSPEVGATIHDCIAKGETGIFEIINYRKNGTPFWNELSIQPLTFPEKNLKFTLLLQNDITERKRTEALVKLQKQTYKKIENGNKLSSILQNICDTCESFFIDGAKCTVLLIDNEERIYTIGATESMPKSFEEEIIGLKVEEDIGTCGAAFHRGQPVVVKDMTTDYLWRNHQQLVEQHGLVSSWSIPILSVEDEVVGTFGIYFPATAIPYDKDLKFMEGVASIVSLAIKYSHQHEEILRLAYRDGDTNLPNRNYFRDEIDKLLKIGKEGFVAFISTDEYTKVVDQYGHRAGDTLMTEIGRRLMLHQNVSENLIARFSDSTLSMYSITPFTKIPDYLEQLMHGFTDPIKVGDMELFLTLKIGVAIVMPHQKDSEELIRCSDSALSQAKLRTGEAICYFESELDEFLMRDLRVANELTVALNRNEIAVHLQPKVDLETGEILSFEALARWTSPDLGVIPPDIFIPAAEKNGKIRLVEKSILEQVLGWMKKRADQGLKLRQVAINISAEHFFHHSFVRNLMNMTSMYGIDPKWIRLEITERIGFVDIETANKIFKNLKYFGFTTAIDDFGTGYSSLSYLQKLPIEELKIDRSFVSNMDEAGTLAIVHTIIQLANNLNMHAVAEGIETEKERRILLSLGCKVGQGYLFYKPMSLDEAYLL, from the coding sequence ATGCATACGCATGAGTTAATGAATGACAAAAATGTAATCATAGAGTGGCTACGCCGTCTCGGTGTTAAATTTCATACATCGTTCTTAGTCGTTAACTCTGAAATAGAAGAACAACCAATTGTTTATGCAAACGAAGCTTTCTTTAAAATGATTGGCTATAGTGAAGAAGAGACGTTAGGACGTAACGGGCGTTTTCTTCACGGAGAAAAAACTTCTCCAGAAGTAGGTGCAACTATACATGACTGCATAGCTAAAGGAGAAACAGGGATTTTTGAAATTATCAATTACCGCAAAAACGGAACACCTTTTTGGAATGAATTATCAATCCAACCATTAACGTTTCCAGAAAAAAATCTCAAATTTACTTTATTGCTTCAAAATGATATTACTGAACGAAAGCGTACAGAAGCTTTAGTTAAGCTTCAAAAGCAAACGTACAAAAAAATAGAAAACGGTAATAAGTTGAGTTCAATCCTTCAAAATATTTGTGATACATGTGAATCGTTCTTTATTGACGGTGCAAAGTGCACAGTGTTATTAATCGATAATGAAGAAAGAATTTATACGATTGGTGCTACCGAATCAATGCCCAAAAGCTTTGAAGAAGAGATTATTGGGTTAAAAGTAGAGGAAGATATCGGCACTTGTGGAGCTGCATTTCATAGAGGTCAGCCGGTAGTAGTTAAGGATATGACTACGGATTATTTATGGAGAAACCATCAACAATTAGTAGAGCAACATGGCTTAGTTTCAAGTTGGTCTATTCCAATACTAAGTGTGGAAGATGAAGTGGTTGGCACATTTGGTATTTATTTTCCAGCAACAGCTATTCCATACGATAAAGATTTGAAATTCATGGAAGGTGTGGCTTCGATTGTGTCTTTAGCCATCAAGTACTCACATCAACATGAAGAAATATTAAGATTAGCTTATCGTGATGGGGATACGAACTTACCTAACCGTAATTATTTTAGAGATGAAATTGATAAATTGTTGAAGATTGGCAAAGAAGGTTTTGTCGCTTTTATTTCAACAGATGAATATACAAAAGTAGTCGATCAATACGGGCACCGTGCAGGAGATACACTCATGACCGAAATTGGCAGACGATTAATGTTGCATCAAAATGTCTCAGAAAACTTGATTGCTCGATTTTCAGATTCTACATTATCGATGTACAGCATAACTCCGTTTACTAAAATACCAGACTACTTGGAACAACTGATGCATGGGTTTACTGATCCCATCAAAGTTGGGGACATGGAATTGTTCTTAACCTTGAAAATTGGTGTCGCTATCGTAATGCCACACCAAAAAGATTCAGAAGAGTTAATCCGCTGCTCGGATAGTGCTTTATCACAAGCAAAGCTACGGACCGGCGAGGCAATTTGTTATTTTGAAAGTGAACTGGATGAGTTTTTGATGAGAGACTTGCGAGTTGCCAACGAGTTAACAGTAGCATTAAACCGCAATGAAATCGCTGTTCACTTGCAACCTAAAGTTGATTTAGAAACTGGCGAAATTTTGAGTTTTGAAGCTTTGGCACGTTGGACATCTCCAGATTTAGGTGTGATTCCCCCTGATATTTTTATACCGGCTGCTGAAAAAAATGGCAAAATACGTTTGGTAGAAAAAAGTATTTTAGAGCAAGTGCTAGGGTGGATGAAAAAAAGAGCGGATCAAGGATTAAAGCTAAGACAAGTAGCCATCAATATATCAGCTGAACATTTTTTCCATCATTCATTTGTTAGAAACTTAATGAACATGACTTCTATGTATGGCATAGATCCAAAATGGATTCGATTGGAAATTACAGAACGTATCGGCTTTGTTGATATTGAGACAGCTAATAAAATTTTTAAGAACTTGAAATACTTTGGATTTACAACTGCGATTGATGATTTTGGAACAGGCTATTCATCACTCAGTTATCTTCAGAAGTTACCTATAGAAGAATTGAAGATAGACCGTTCTTTTGTTTCAAATATGGACGAAGCAGGAACGTTGGCGATTGTCCATACAATCATTCAACTTGCGAATAATTTAAATATGCATGCCGTTGCGGAAGGTATAGAAACAGAAAAAGAACGAAGAATTTTATTGAGTCTAGGGTGTAAAGTAGGGCAAGGGTATTTGTTTTACAAACCAATGTCTCTTGACGAAGCTTATCTCCTTTAA